Sequence from the Qipengyuania gaetbuli genome:
ATTCTTCCAGTTCCATCCGCCCGGTTGAGATGTCGCAGGAAGCAAGGCCCACGCCGTCACGTACCGGCGCGATGGCCACCAGCAGGTTGGCCCGGCGCGGCTCGAGCAGCGCCTCTTCGGTCAGCGTGCCGGCTGTGACGAAGCGCACGATATCGCGGGCGACCAGCACCTTCGACGTCGGCGTGCCTTCGCGCTTCGCCCGCTCCTTGGCCTCGTCGGGTGTTTCGGTCTGTTCGGCAATGGCAACGCGGCAACCCGCCTTGATCAGCCGGGCGAGATAGCCTTCCGCCGCATGCACCGGCACGCCGCACATGGGCACAGGCTCGCCCCCGTGCTCGCCGCGGCTGGTCAGCGCGATGTCGAGCACGCCCGAGGCCACTTTCGCATCCTCGAAAAACAGCTCGAAGAAGTCACCCATACGGTAGAACAGCAGCGCATTGCCGGCCTCGCGTTTCAGCGCGAGATATTGCTGCATCATCGGGGTAGGCTTGCCGGACATGGGACCGGCCTAGCGAGGGGCTTGGCGATTCGGGAGTCGGCTGGAGGCGCCTTTCCCCTATGACTTCTCGGAAAATGCCCTTAGGGCGGGGCCGGATAGAGACAAGGACGCACATGGACGACGAGAAACCGACCGCATTCACCACGCGCGAGGCGCTGTTCTACCACGAGACCATCCGTCCCGGTAAGATCGAGATCATCGCCTCGAAGCCGATGGCGAGCCAGCGCGACCTGTCGCTTGCCTATTCGCCGGGCGTCGCCGCGCCGGTGGAAGCGATTGCAGCCAATCCGCAGGATGCAGCGAAATACACCGCGCGCTCGAACCTCGTCGCGGTGATCTCGAACGGTACCGCCATCCTTGGCCTCGGCAATCTGGGCGCGCTGGCATCCAAGCCGGTGATGGAAGGTAAGGCCGTCCTGTTCAAGCGCTTCGCCGACGTCGATTCCATCGACCTCGAACTCGATACCGAAGATCCCGACAAGTTCATCGAAGCGGTCGCGCTGATGGAGCCGAGCTTCGGCGGCATCAACCTCGAAGACATCGCCGCGCCCGAATGCTTCATCATCGAGCAGGCGCTGCGCGAACGCATGAACATCCCCGTCATGCATGACGACCAGCACGGCACCGCGATCATTTCTGCGGCCGGCCTCATCAATGCCTGCCACCTGACCGGGCGCAAGCTCGAGGACGTGAAGATGGTGGTCAACGGGGCAGGGGCCTCGGCGCTCGCCTGCACCGCGCTGATCAAGTCGGTCGGCGTGCGCCACGTAAACGTGATCGTGTGCGACCGTTCCGGCCCGATCTACCCGGGCCGCGATGGCGTCGACCAGTGGAAGAGCGCGCACGCAGTCGAGACCAAGGCCCGCAGCCTCGAAGAAGCGCTCGAAGGTGCCGACGTCTTCCTCGGCCTGTCGGCAGCCGGCGCGCTGAAGCCCGAATGGGTCGCGAAGATGGCGGACAAGCCGATCATCTTCGCCATGGCAAATCCGGTGCCGGAAATCATGCCCGAGGACGCCAAGGCCGTGCGCCCCGATGCGATCATCGCTACCGGGCGCAGCGACTATCCCAACCAGGTCAACAACGTGCTGGGCTTCCCCTTCATCTTCCGCGGCGCGCTCGACGTGCAGGCGACCGCGATCAACGAGGAAATGAAGATTGCCGCTGCCCGCGCCATCGCGGAACTGGCGCGCGAACGCGTGCCCGAGGAAGTGGCCGCCGCCTACGGCGTGACTCACCAGTTCGGCGAGGAATACATCATTCCCGCGCCCTTCGATCCGCGTCTCATGGAAGTCGTCTCCAGCGCGGTCGCACAGGCTGCGATGGATTCGGGTGTGGCACAGGCCCCGATCGAGAACATGGAGGAATACCGCCACAAGCTGAAGGCGCGCCTCAACCCGACCACGGCCGCGCTGACCAATATCTACGAACTCGCCAAGGCCAATCCCAAGCGCATGGTCTTTGCCGAAGCCGAAGAGGAAGTGGCGCTGCGCGCCGCGATCCAGTTCCGCGATTTCGGCTATGGCGAACCGATCCTCGTCGGCCGCACCGAGAAGGTGCGCGAGAAGCTGGTCGAACTGGCGGTGGAGGATCCGGACGACTGGATCATCGAGAATTCGGCCGTGTCGGACAAGGTCCCGGCCATGGTCGACTATCTCTACAAGCGCATGCAGCGCCGCGGTTATACCGAGCGCGATGTGGGCCGCATGGTCAACCAGGAGCGCAACGTCTTCGCCGCCCTGCTGGTGGCGCTGGGGCATGGCGACGGAATGATTTCGGGCCTTACCCGCACCTTCGCGCAGACTGCGCGCGAGGTCGGCCGCGTGCTCGATGCAAAGCCCGGCGCAGTGCCGTTCGGCATCCATATGATGATCGGCAAGAACCAGACGACCTTCCTTGCCGATACGACCATCAACGAACGCCCGAGCGCCGAACAGCTCGCACACATCGCGCGCGAGACGGCTGCCGTCGCCCGCCGGATGGGCCATGAGCCGCGCGTCGCCTTCATGTCCTATTCCACCTTCGGCAATCCGTCGGGCCAGTGGCTGGCCAATATCCGCGATGCGGTGGCGCTGCTCGATGCCGATCCGAACGTGAACTTCGAGTACGAGGGCGAAATGGCGCCCGATGCCGCGCTCAACCCCAAGGTCATGGCGCTCTATCCCTTCAGCCGTCTGTCGGGTCCGGCCAACGTGCTGATCATGCCCGGCCTGCAATCGGCAAACCTTTCGGCCAAGCTGCTGCGCGAACTCGGCGGCGAGACTACGGTCGGCCCGATGATGATCGGAATGGAAAAGCCGGTGCAGATCGCGCCGATGACCTCGATTGCGCCCGACATCCTGACGCTGGCCGTGCTGGCGAGTGCGGGCGTGCTGGGCTGACGCCTTGATCGGCTCGCAGCGCCACCTGTTCTCGATCCCGCGCGAGGTGCACTACCTCAGCTGCGCCTATATGGCGCCGCTCTCGCACGCGGTCAGCGCGGCAATGGTGGAGGGCGCGCGGCTGAAGGAACAGCCGTGGGATTTCCGTCCGCCGGACTTCTTCCGCGTGGTCGAGGATTTCCGGTCCAGGGCGGCAGGACTGGCCGGGGTCGATGCCGATTGCATCGCCGTGGTGCCGTCCGTCAGCTATGCAATTTCCGTCGCGGCGAAGAACCTCTCGCTGGGGCCGGGCCGCAAGGTGGTGACGCTGGGCGACCAGTTTCCTTCCAACGTCTATCCCTGGCAGGAAAAGGCCAAGCACGAAGGCGGCGAGGTGATTGCCGTGCAGCGCCCGTCGCAGGATTGCTGGACCGGCGCCGTGCTCGACGCGATAGGCGAAGACACCGCCATCGTTGCCGTGCCGAACTGCCACTGGGCCGACGGGCGGGTGGTCGACCTGGTGAGGGTTGGCGAGCGGTGCCGCGAAGTCGGCGCCGCGCTGGTGCTGGACCTGACCCAGTCGCTGGGCGCGATGCCACTCGATTTCGCGGCAGTGAAGCCCGATTTCGCGGTTGCTGCCTGCTACAAGTGGCTGATGGGGCCCTATGGCATCGGGGTGCTCTACGTCGATCCGAAGCATCACGGGGGCGAACCGATCGAGCACAATTGGATCAACCGCGCAGGCTCGGAGGATTTTGCCCGGCTGGTCGATTATCGCGAGGATTTCCAGCCCGGCGCGCGGCGTTTCGACATGGGCGAGAAGTCCAATGCCCCGCTGTTGATGGGGGCGGGCGCAGCGCTCGATTTCCTGACCGGTCACGGGGTCGACGCGATTGAAGCAACTCTTGCCGCGAAGACGCAGGCGATCGCCGATGAGGCTGCGACCCTCGGATTGGGCGCGGCGCCGCTCGGCACTCGCGCGGCGCATTTCCTCGGGCTCGAATTCCCTGGCGGCCTGCCTGCGGGGCTGCCCGAGAAACTGGCCGAGGCGCAGGTGTTCGTTTCGGCACGCGGCCAGTCGCTGCGCGTCACGCCGCATCTCTACAATGACGAGGAAGATTCGGCGGCGCTGCTGGGCACGCTCCGGCAGGTTCTCGCCTAGCTTCCCGCACGGCTCGTCGAGCGGTTCTGCAAGCTGGCCGCGCGGTTAAGCCGCGCGCAAGGCGGCCTTGCGCAAAGGCCGCGCCCCAACGGGGAAAGCAGAACAAGGAATACCCAGAACATGAAGAAAATCATCGCGCTCGCCGCCATCGGTGCAGGCTTCGCAGCCGCGCCGGCCATGGCGCAGGACCAGAACGCCGCCCCCGGCGGACTGCACATCGGCGTGATCGGCGGCTACCAGGGCCTCGACGTGGACGCGGCCGACGGCAGCGCCACCGCCAGTGCCGACAGTGCCGTCTACGGCATCACGGCCGGTTACGACCTCAGCCTCGGCAGCGCCTTCGTCGGCCTCGAGGGCGAGCTATCGACCAGCGACGGTTCGACCAGCTTCCCGGACAGCTTCGGCGGTGCGCGTGAAGGTCTTGAAGCCAATGGCCAGTATTATGTCGGTGCGCGCGCCGGCTTCGCCATCACTCCGGGCATCGCGGCTTACGGCAAGGCCGGTTACACCGCGCTCGACACCAAGGCCTTCACCGAAAGCGGTTCGCTGTCGGATCTCGACGAGAACGCCGACGGCTTCCGCTACGGCGCGGGCCTGCAGTTCCAGCTGCCCGGGGCGCTGGAAGCGAAGGTCGAATATCGCCGTTCGAAGTACAACGACCTGGCCGATCTCGACCAGGGCGATGCCACGACCGACCAGCTGGTTGCAGGTATCGGTTTCCGGTTCTGACCGGGCAAACCTTCTGGCGCCCGTGAGGCGCTAGAACGGCAGGTCCTTGCCGGTGTAGTCGACGTAGCGAAACTCTCCTCCCCCCGCGCTCTCGATTACATCGGCAAGGCCTTTCACGCTTTCATCGACGGTGGTCGGCGCATTGGGCCCGCCCATGTCGGTCTGGACCCAGCCCGGATGGAGCGCCAGCGTCGCGATGTTGCGCGGTCCGGCATCCTGCTCCGCCACGCCCTTGGCCAGCATGTTGAGCGCGCACTTGCTGGTGCGGTAGAGTTCGTATCCGCCCGAACTGTCCTCGATCGAGCCCATCAGCGAAGTCATAAAGGCGATGGTCCCGCCATCCCCCACGCGGGGCAGCAGCGTCTTGGCCAGCCGCACCGGGCCGAAGGCGTTGGTCATCATGACCTCTGCCACTTCCTCGCCCGTTGCCTGCTCGGCCGACTGGTGCCTTGCGCCGGTGATGCCCGCATTCACGATCAGCGCGTCGAGCGGGGTGTCGAAGCCTTCGAAACTGGCGGGATCGGTCACGTCCATCTTCTGGATCGTCACATCGCCCAGCGCGTGAAGTTCCTCGCTTTGCGAGCGTTCGGTCGCGATCACGTTCCAGCCGCGCGCCTTGAATTCGCGCGCGAGGCCGAGGCCGATGCCGCGCGATGCGCCGACGATGAGGATAGTCTTGCTCATGCGGATTGTCCTTCTGCCGGGTAGACCAGCGTCTTGAGGTTCATGAATTCGTGCAAGCCGTGGTGCGACAATTCGCGCCCGAAGCCCGATTTCTTGATGCCGCCGAAAGGCGCCTCGATCTTGGAGCCATTGACCGCGTTGAAGGTCGTCATTCCCGCCTCGATGCGGTTGGCGAAGACTTCGCGCTCTTCCTCGTCACGGGTCCAGACGGCAGAACCGAGGCCGAAGGGGATGGCATTGGCGATGGTGATCGCCTCGTCGATGTCCATCGCCTTGTAGATCTGGCCCACGGGTCCGAAGATTTCGTCCGTACCGGTCTCGCTGGCGAGCGGGACATCGGTGAGCAGGCCGGCGGTCATCCACGCCCCGGGGCGTTCGAGTTTCTCCGCGCCGAACAGGAGCGTGCAGCCTTCTTGCTGTGCCTTGTCGACCTGTTCGAGGACGGTGTCCCGCTGCCCTTCGCTCGAAAGCGGGCCGAGCTTCGTGTCGTCGTCCATCGGGTCGCCCGGCTTGATCGCCTCCAGTGCCGCGATGAACTTGCCGGCGAAGGCGTCATGGATATCGGCATGGACGATGGTTCGCTTGCCGCAGATACAGGACTGGCCGTTGTTCTGGATGCGCGCAAAGACCGCGTCCTCCACCGCCTTGTCGATGTCGGCGGACGGCATGACGATAAAGGGGTCCGATCCGCCGAGTTCCAGTACGACCTTCTTCAGGTGCTTGCCCGCCTGCGCGGCGACCGCGCTGCCTGCACCTTCGCTGCCCGTGAGTGTGGCGGCGACGATGCGCGTGTCGGCGATGACATCGGCAATCGGGTCGGACGAAACGCACAGGTTCTGGAACAGGCCCGCGGGCGCGCCGGCTTCCAGGACCAACTCTTCCATCTTGTGTGCGACGCCCTGCACGATGCTGGCGTGTTTCAGCACGCCGACGTTACCGGCAAGGATGGTGGGGGCAAGGAAGCGGACCACCTGCCAGTAGGGGAAATTCCACGGCATGACTGCCAGCACCGGCCCTTGGGGCAGCCAGCGCCCTTCGGCCCTGCCGCCATCGCCCAGTTCCCAGAATTCGGATTCCAGCATCGACGGACCGTGTTCGGCAAGGTAGGCGAACAGGCTGGCGCATTTTTCGACTTCGGAACGGGCCTGCGTAATCGGCTTGCCCATCTCGGTCACGGCGAGCCTTGCCAGCTCTTCCTTGCGTTCGAGGTAAAGCTCCGACAGCCGCGCAAGCAGCTGCGTGCGCTGCTCCATGGGGCTGGTGCGCCAATCGCGATAGGCCCGCGTGGCCGCCTCCAGCTTCGCATCGATGCCGTTCGCATCGAGCGTTTCATATTCCGCGATGGTCTCGCCGGTGGCGGGGTTGGTGGTGGTAATCAAGAACGCGCTCCTGTGCGGGGTATGCTCCACCAATGGCCGCCCCCGCCAGGCGTTCCGGCCCTATTTGCGGCGGAAGCGGAAATACCAGACCTCGTGGCCGTAGGTGTTGCGCGCCTTGTGCTCGTAGCGCGTCTCGCACCAGCCCGACGGGCGGTTTTCCCAGCTTTGCCGGCCATCGACCAGCCATTCGAACTCGTCGGTGAACCGGCGCATCACCATCAGCGCGTGGCGCAGGTAAATCGGGTGGTCGGTGCCGAAACGGAATTCGCCGCCCGGTTTTAGCTTGTCGGCGATCATCCGCACCGGCCCGTCGTTCATCATCCGGCGCTTGGCGTGCTTGGCCTTGGGCCAGGGGTCGGGATGGAGGAGGTAGAGCATTGTCAGCCCGCCGTCGGGCACACGGGCGAGGGCCTGCAGCGCATCGCCGTGCTGGATGCGGACATTGGCCAGGCCGCCGTCACGGATATGCGTCAGCGCCTGCGCCACGCCATTGAGGAAGGGCTCCGCGCCGATGAAACCATGGTCGGGCAGCAGGTCGGCGCGGTAGGCGAGATGTTCGCCCGCGCCGAAGCCGATTTCGAAATGGAGCGGGCGGTCGAAGCCGAACAGGCGCTCAGCGGTGACCGGGCCTTCCTCGGGCACCGCGATCTGCGGCAGCAGCTTGTCGACCAGCTCCTGCTGGGCTGCGCGCAGGGGCTTGCCCTGGCTGCGCCCGTAGAGCCGGTTCAACGTGGTCGGATCGCCATCCTTGTGTGCAGACATGACGCGCCCGTTAGCCGTGCCGGACGCTGCGGTCCAGCGTGTGTGCTCAGGCGAAGAGCATCCATATGGCGACCGAGGTAGCCAGCCCCACGCCGATGTTCATCGGCACGCCGATTTTCACGAAATCCCCGAAGCGGTAATTGGCCGCGCCGTAGACCAGCGTGTTGGTCTGGTAGCCGATGGGCGTGGCGAAGCTCGCGCTGGCGCCGAACATCACTGCCACGATCAGCGGGCGCGGGTCGATCCCTGCCGCCTGCGCAAGGCCGATGGCGATCGGGGTCATGATGACCGCGATGGCGTTGTTGGTCACTGCCTCGGTCATCACGCTGGTCACGGCATAGACCAGAAGGATCAGCAGGAAGGGTGAACTTGCGCCCATGAACGGCTGGATGGCCTCCACGATGAGCTCGATCGTGCCCGCATTGTCGAGCCCCTTGCCGAAGGCGAGCATCGCGAAGATCAGTACCAGCGTATTGCCATCGAGGCTCGCCCAGGCGTCGGTCGGCTCGATGCAGCGCGTCGC
This genomic interval carries:
- a CDS encoding NADP-dependent malic enzyme, encoding MDDEKPTAFTTREALFYHETIRPGKIEIIASKPMASQRDLSLAYSPGVAAPVEAIAANPQDAAKYTARSNLVAVISNGTAILGLGNLGALASKPVMEGKAVLFKRFADVDSIDLELDTEDPDKFIEAVALMEPSFGGINLEDIAAPECFIIEQALRERMNIPVMHDDQHGTAIISAAGLINACHLTGRKLEDVKMVVNGAGASALACTALIKSVGVRHVNVIVCDRSGPIYPGRDGVDQWKSAHAVETKARSLEEALEGADVFLGLSAAGALKPEWVAKMADKPIIFAMANPVPEIMPEDAKAVRPDAIIATGRSDYPNQVNNVLGFPFIFRGALDVQATAINEEMKIAAARAIAELARERVPEEVAAAYGVTHQFGEEYIIPAPFDPRLMEVVSSAVAQAAMDSGVAQAPIENMEEYRHKLKARLNPTTAALTNIYELAKANPKRMVFAEAEEEVALRAAIQFRDFGYGEPILVGRTEKVREKLVELAVEDPDDWIIENSAVSDKVPAMVDYLYKRMQRRGYTERDVGRMVNQERNVFAALLVALGHGDGMISGLTRTFAQTAREVGRVLDAKPGAVPFGIHMMIGKNQTTFLADTTINERPSAEQLAHIARETAAVARRMGHEPRVAFMSYSTFGNPSGQWLANIRDAVALLDADPNVNFEYEGEMAPDAALNPKVMALYPFSRLSGPANVLIMPGLQSANLSAKLLRELGGETTVGPMMIGMEKPVQIAPMTSIAPDILTLAVLASAGVLG
- the trmB gene encoding tRNA (guanine(46)-N(7))-methyltransferase TrmB, translated to MSAHKDGDPTTLNRLYGRSQGKPLRAAQQELVDKLLPQIAVPEEGPVTAERLFGFDRPLHFEIGFGAGEHLAYRADLLPDHGFIGAEPFLNGVAQALTHIRDGGLANVRIQHGDALQALARVPDGGLTMLYLLHPDPWPKAKHAKRRMMNDGPVRMIADKLKPGGEFRFGTDHPIYLRHALMVMRRFTDEFEWLVDGRQSWENRPSGWCETRYEHKARNTYGHEVWYFRFRRK
- a CDS encoding outer membrane protein, which translates into the protein MKKIIALAAIGAGFAAAPAMAQDQNAAPGGLHIGVIGGYQGLDVDAADGSATASADSAVYGITAGYDLSLGSAFVGLEGELSTSDGSTSFPDSFGGAREGLEANGQYYVGARAGFAITPGIAAYGKAGYTALDTKAFTESGSLSDLDENADGFRYGAGLQFQLPGALEAKVEYRRSKYNDLADLDQGDATTDQLVAGIGFRF
- a CDS encoding aminotransferase class V-fold PLP-dependent enzyme, whose protein sequence is MIGSQRHLFSIPREVHYLSCAYMAPLSHAVSAAMVEGARLKEQPWDFRPPDFFRVVEDFRSRAAGLAGVDADCIAVVPSVSYAISVAAKNLSLGPGRKVVTLGDQFPSNVYPWQEKAKHEGGEVIAVQRPSQDCWTGAVLDAIGEDTAIVAVPNCHWADGRVVDLVRVGERCREVGAALVLDLTQSLGAMPLDFAAVKPDFAVAACYKWLMGPYGIGVLYVDPKHHGGEPIEHNWINRAGSEDFARLVDYREDFQPGARRFDMGEKSNAPLLMGAGAALDFLTGHGVDAIEATLAAKTQAIADEAATLGLGAAPLGTRAAHFLGLEFPGGLPAGLPEKLAEAQVFVSARGQSLRVTPHLYNDEEDSAALLGTLRQVLA
- a CDS encoding NAD-dependent succinate-semialdehyde dehydrogenase, which translates into the protein MITTTNPATGETIAEYETLDANGIDAKLEAATRAYRDWRTSPMEQRTQLLARLSELYLERKEELARLAVTEMGKPITQARSEVEKCASLFAYLAEHGPSMLESEFWELGDGGRAEGRWLPQGPVLAVMPWNFPYWQVVRFLAPTILAGNVGVLKHASIVQGVAHKMEELVLEAGAPAGLFQNLCVSSDPIADVIADTRIVAATLTGSEGAGSAVAAQAGKHLKKVVLELGGSDPFIVMPSADIDKAVEDAVFARIQNNGQSCICGKRTIVHADIHDAFAGKFIAALEAIKPGDPMDDDTKLGPLSSEGQRDTVLEQVDKAQQEGCTLLFGAEKLERPGAWMTAGLLTDVPLASETGTDEIFGPVGQIYKAMDIDEAITIANAIPFGLGSAVWTRDEEEREVFANRIEAGMTTFNAVNGSKIEAPFGGIKKSGFGRELSHHGLHEFMNLKTLVYPAEGQSA
- a CDS encoding SDR family NAD(P)-dependent oxidoreductase; translation: MSKTILIVGASRGIGLGLAREFKARGWNVIATERSQSEELHALGDVTIQKMDVTDPASFEGFDTPLDALIVNAGITGARHQSAEQATGEEVAEVMMTNAFGPVRLAKTLLPRVGDGGTIAFMTSLMGSIEDSSGGYELYRTSKCALNMLAKGVAEQDAGPRNIATLALHPGWVQTDMGGPNAPTTVDESVKGLADVIESAGGGEFRYVDYTGKDLPF